TCTGTTTTTGTAAGAGCCGGATTAATTGTAAGTAGGATTTTAGAAAAATCACCAACATCTGTCGCAGAATTTCCTGTGTCTGTGCTAGCTCCATTATTACTAAAACGCACTTCTAAACGATCTGGAATCGTGTTCAGCCTTTTTCTCGTGTAAAAACTAAAAGTATCGCCATTTCTAAAAATCCTGTTCGGCGTTATCAACCAATTGCTAATGTTATTATCGTTTCCAAAACCGCTTGCATTGTTATAATTGGCCGCAATATAATCTTTTGCGCCTCCTTCGTAGGCAGAAAAAACTTTAACATCGCCTTGCGACCAATCATTCTGTCCTAATGCAGAACTCTGATTTTTCATGTGCCAATCTTTGTACGCAAGATCCTGAATTTCGACAAAATTCTCGATATAAGATTGCGCTTGCATCTGAGCTCCAAAGCCCATGACAAGAAGAGATAAAATCAGGTTCGAAAATTTATATTTTTTTTGGATTGTTTTTGCCTTGTTATTAAAAGACTTTGTGCATGTAGTGTTCATAAATAATTGGAAAGCTCAAAAAAACAAAAAAATCGATGATAAGATAAAAATTTGAGCGTTACAAAAGCGCTACAATTAACTTAAAACAATCAAATCTTTTAACAATCAAGCAATTGCGTATTTAATAATTTTATTTAGAATTATTAATAATTTGATTAAAATAATCCAATATGAACAATTTTATGCCTACAATAATCAATTATGACAATAAATTCAATTGTT
This genomic stretch from Chryseobacterium sp. POL2 harbors:
- a CDS encoding T9SS-dependent choice-of-anchor J family protein, whose product is MGFGAQMQAQSYIENFVEIQDLAYKDWHMKNQSSALGQNDWSQGDVKVFSAYEGGAKDYIAANYNNASGFGNDNNISNWLITPNRIFRNGDTFSFYTRKRLNTIPDRLEVRFSNNGASTDTGNSATDVGDFSKILLTINPALTKTDYPTDWKKYTVTISDLDQPTSGRIAFRYYVTNAGLEGMNSDFIGIDTVEYTESKTLHTTNASVAHEIKIYPNPVKDILFINSKKEIHKVVILSIDGEKVFEKKSKNLNSVDVRQLNKGVYIINIYTENKHEILRFIKD